Within the Candidatus Omnitrophota bacterium genome, the region GGCAGGCCGGCGTTCATGAGCATAGGGGAGTTCGGCAAGAACTCAAGCCCCTCCATCATCTCTAAAAATTTAGCTCGCCAGACCTCGCGATCCCCACCATACCTGGACTCGGCCTGCGAAACATGAGAGGCCACGCGCTCGAACATCTCGGCAGGCGTTTCACTAACCCGCCCGCACGGGTCGCGAGAGAGGTACCGCTTCCGAAGGATCTCAACCGCATTGGCGGACAGATTCAAGCAATCATCTCTTTTCCGCTCCATCACCCCTCACCTCACTGCAGTTATTGTCCAGAATTGATTTAAGCATACATGTCCAATATTGATCCGTCTGAGAGAAATCGATCTGTCGGACTGAACAGACCAGAATGAAAAAAGGCTTACGAATATTGTCTTATAACCTGCAAGAGGTCCACTAAAGATGAAAATTGCCATTTCAGGAAAAGGCGGCGTGGGCAAGACCACCCTGGCTGGCACCCTGGCCCGGCTCTTCGCCCGCGACGGTTACAACGTCCTGGCCATAGATGCCGATCCCAGCATGAACCTGGGCTCGGCCCTGGGAATCAAAGATCTGCCCAAGCCAGTCACCGAGCACAGAAAGCTGGTTGAAGAGAGAGCAGGCATGCCGGGTGGCATGTTCAAGATGAACCCCAAGGTCGATGATGTCGTTTCCATGTGCGGCTGCATTGGG harbors:
- a CDS encoding ribonucleotide reductase N-terminal alpha domain-containing protein, giving the protein MERKRDDCLNLSANAVEILRKRYLSRDPCGRVSETPAEMFERVASHVSQAESRYGGDREVWRAKFLEMMEGLEFLPNSPMLMNAGLP